One segment of Thamnophis elegans isolate rThaEle1 chromosome 16, rThaEle1.pri, whole genome shotgun sequence DNA contains the following:
- the GFI1B gene encoding zinc finger protein Gfi-1b, whose amino-acid sequence MPRSFLVKNRKVHSYHHRAVEDSILVPRLDTGTSASFSDAISDDSIPESSKAFRADSPPSCSPEEELHLQKDEEEHFPVQRITLGAPNPEVSIPAFKPQEENASAFYSPSFAWSAFRPPLGYRSMTSTMLERSIHLYGTPILPASDLPLDYSMPFSPELETYHCVICNKIFSTPHGLEVHVRRSHSGTRPFACSVCGKTFGHAVSLEQHTNIHSQEKSFECKMCGKTFKRSSTLSTHLLIHSDTRPYPCQYCGKRFHQKSDMKKHTYIHTGERGEAGLHQF is encoded by the exons ATGCCGCGCTCATTCTTAGTGAAAAATAGGAAGGTGCACTCCTACCATCACCGTGCAGTGGAGGACAGCATCCtggtgccaaggttggatacaGGGACCTCAGCGTCCTTCTCCGACG CTATTTCTGATGACAGCATCCCGGAAAGCAGCAAGGCCTTCCGGGCAGATAGTCCACCATCCTGTTCTCCAGAAGAAGAACTGCATCTCCAGAAGGACGAGGAAGAACATTTCCCTGTTCAGAGAATAACACTGGGAGCACCAAATCCAG AGGTGTCCATCCCAGCTTTCAAACCTCAAGAGGAGAACGCTTCCGCTTTCTACAGCCCCAGTTTCGCCTGGAGTGCCTTCCGCCCTCCGCTTGGCTACCGATCAATGACTTCCACCATGCTGGAGCGCTCCATTCATCTGTATGGCACCCCGATCCTCCCCGCGTCCGACCTACCTCTCGATTACAGCATGCCGTTCTCGCCCGAATTGGAGACCTACCACTGTGTCATATGCAACAAA ATATTCTCTACCCCGCATGGGCTGGAGGTCCACGTTCGAAGATCCCACAGCGGCACCCGGCCTTTTGCATGCAGCGTTTGTGGGAAAACGTTCGGGCACGCGGTCTCTTTGGAGCAGCACACCAACATCCACTCCCAG GAGAAAAGCTTCGAGTGCAAAATGTGTGGGAAGACCTTCAAACGTTCCTCCACCTTGTCTACCCACCTGCTGATCCACTCCGACACTCGTCCGTATCCCTGCCAATACTGCGGGAAACGTTTTCACCAGAAGTCGGACATGAAGAAACACACCTACATTCACACAGGTGAGCGGGGAgaagctgg